The Mycobacterium riyadhense sequence CAACGCAGGACACCCAATCACCATCGAGCCCACTGGCGGGCGGGTACAGGTTCGCGTCAACGGCGAACTCGTTGCCGACACGTCCGCGGCCCTGCAATTGCAAGAGGCCACGTTGCCGCCGGTGCAATACATTCCACTAGGCGACGTAGTCCAGGATGTGCTGACTCGCACCGACACCAGCACCTACTGCCCGTTCAAGGGCGAAGCCAGCTACTACAGCGTGACTACTGCGGCCGGCGAGACCGTCGATGACGTGATCTGGACGTACGAACAGCCCTATCCCGCCGTCGCCGCGATCGCAGGGCACGTGGCGTTTTACCCCGACAAGGCTGAGATCAGGGTGACCCGCTAGCGGCACCGGCCTCCGGGTACACCTGTGCCAACGACTGAGTATCGCTGTATTCGCGCAACGACACGATCATTCCGTCGCGGGTATCGAAGATGAAGACGAACGGGCTGTCATATCGGGCGCCGTCGACGGTGAGGCCGTCGCAATACCCCTCCACCACTACCGTTTCGCCTTCGTTGACGCAGCGGCGCAGCTCGATGTTGACCTCGAAGACCTTCTTGCGCCGCTCGACCGCTCGGCGCAGCGTCTGCTTGTCGTAGGCCTGGCGGGTGACGATGCTCCAGTAGGTGAAGTCGTCGCTGAGCAGCGCGAAGCCCTCGTCGAGATCTCCCCCTTCGCACATGCTTTGCATGAACATCCATGCCAGTTCGGCCTGCGGGTCGTCGAACGGCGTCATCACAACCGCCATCCTGGCTCCCGAGGTAGTTTGTGGTCAATTTGATGGACCATCCGGCGGAGTTATCGGGTTGAAGAGCACGCGCACTGTCGCATTCTCCGGGGCGGCCACCTTCGGTCATACATTGGCGCCTTTGCGCCGTGGCCGTGGCGATCCGTGCTTCCGGGTTTCCGGCGACGGCACCATCTGGCGGACCAGCCTGCTGTCCACCGGGCCGGTGACCGCGCGGATCGGCCGGGCGGCATCTGACGCGGCCCACTGCGTGGCGTGGGGCAGTGGTGCCGAGGAGTTCATCGACATGCTGCCCGCAATGCTCGGCGCCGCCGACGATGCCTCGGATTTCATGCCGCAGGATTCGACGGTGGCCGCCGCGCACCGGCGGCTTCCGCATTTGCGCCTGGGCCGCACCGGGCAGGTATTGGAAGCTTTGATCCCGGCGGTCATCGAGCAACGTGTGCCCGGCGCCGACGCCTTTCGGTCGTGGCGAGTGCTGGTGACCAAGTACGGGACACCGGCCCCGGGGCCCGCGCCGGGCGGGATGCGGGTGCCGCCGTCGCCCGAGGTATGGCGACGCATCCCCTCCTGGGAGTTCCACCGGGCCAACGTTGATCCCAGGCGTGCCCAGACGGTGGTGGGTTGCGCGCAACGGGCGGCGTCGTTGGAACGGCTGGTAGCGCTACCGGCGGCGCAGGCACGCGAGGCGCTCACATCGCTGCCCGGAGTGGGAGCTTGGACCGCGGCCGAGACCGTGCAACGTGCCTTCGGCGATGCCGATGCGGTGTCGGTGGGCGACTACCACATTCCGAAGATGATCGGCTGGACTCTGGTGGGCCGTCCGGTCGACGATGCGGGCATGCTCGAGCTGCTAGAACCGATGCGCCCCCATCGCCACCGGGTGGTCCGGTTGCTTGAAGCCAGCGGTCTGGCCTACGAACCGCGGCGCGGCCCTCGGCTGCCGGTGCAGAAGATCCGCTCCCTCTAACCCGGGGAGTGGGTTGGTCCCCTGCCGTGAGGGGGCGTGTCGGTACGGAGACACGCCGAGGATGACGTACAACTGCGCACGGTCACGCGGCTCCGGCCTCACGCCTGCGCTCGGCCGCGGCGGCTTCCCGGTTCAGCCGCTGCGCTTCGTAGATGGTGACGTTGGTGCGCGACATCAGCAACGACGCGATGCCGACGGCGATGATCGCTCCGGGTACCACCGAGAACGAGCCGGTCATCTCCGCAACCATGATCATGATCGCCAGCGGCGCCCTCGCGACGCTCCCAAAACACGCCATCATCCCGACCACCACGAAGATCCCCGGCGCGTCCGGCACCCCCGGCAGCCCGGTCAGCTCGCCCAGGCGCCAGACCGCGGCCCCCACGAAGGCGCCGATAACGATTCCGGGCCCGAACAACCCGCCGGATCCGCCGGTACCGATTGACAGCGACGTGGCAACGATCTTGGCGATGGGCAGGACGATGATGATCCACAACGGAATCGCCATCAGCGAACCCCGGTCGGCGGCCAGCTGCGCCCAGCCGTAGCCACTGCTCAGGACCTGGGGGATCAGCAGGCCCAACAGCCCGACCAAGAGTCCGCCGATCGTCGGCTTGATGACGGGCCCACCGGGAAGCCGGTGGGTCAGCGCCACTGATGCGTGGAAGATTCGTGCATACAGATAGCCCACGGCCGCGGCGGCCAGACCGAGGACCACGAACCACAGCAGCGGCCACGCCCTTTCGAACCGATACTCAGCGTCGATGTAGCCGAACAGTGGGTCGAATCCCAAGAATGAGCCGAGCACCGCATACGCCGTCCCCGAGGTGATGAATCCGGGCAGCAGGATGCGGTAGTCGAAGTCGTCGCGGTAGGGGATTGACGCGGCCAGGACTGCTCCGCCGAGTGGTGCGGCGAAGATGGCGCCGATGCCCGCGCCGATCCCCAGTGCGACCGCGGTCCGGCCGTCCTCGTCGGACACACCGAGCCGGCGGGTCAGCAAGGAGCTGAAGCCGGCCGAGATCTGCGCCGTCGGCCCTTCGCGGCCACCCGAGCCGCCAGAGCCGATGGTCAGCGCGCTGGCCACCATCTTCACCAGCACGGCGCGGCCACGGATGGCGCGGGGGTCGCCGTGCACCGCTTCGATCGCTTCGTCGGTGCCGTGACCGGTGGCCTCTGGGGCGAACTTGGCCACGATGACCGCCGACAGCAGGGCACCGCCGGTCGTCACCATCGGAATCGCCCACGGCCGGACGAAGCCGGCCGACCCGCGACTACCGCCACCCTCTCCAACGGGCCTGGGGATGTGGTATCCCGCCAGGTAGCCGAGGAGAAATTCGCCGGTGTATCGCAGCGCTAGGTAGAAGAGCACCGCCCCCAGGCCCGCGATGACGCCGATCGTGATGCCCAGCAGAAACCACTTGCGTAGGTAACCGGCGCTTCTGATCGATGCTCCGAATCGTCCGCCGGCGGCTCCCCCGGCATCGAAGGGCGAGGTCATTGCGTGGGCCTGACGAGCACTCGGCCATCCTAGACAACCGGGAATAACCGGACCGAGGTCCGGTTATACGGGTAACTGTAGCAAGGAGGTAACCATGCCCGCTATTACCGCAGACACGCTCACGTTGCCGCGGGTGGGACCGGCCAGTCCCGCCGACACCGAGCGCCCGGTCCGATCGATCACCACCGGTCCTCGAGGGCATGAAGGTCTGGGCTTCCCGGTGGTAAGGGCCTTCGCCGGGGTCAGCACGGCCGCCCTGGATCCCTTTGTCCACATGGACCAGATGGGTGAGGTGGAGTACCAGCCCGGCGAACCCAGGGGCACCGACTGGCATCCGCACCGCGGCTTTGAAACCGTCACCTACATGATCGACGGCACGTTGGTGCACCAAGACTCCCACGGCGGCGGCGGCCTGATCGCGGACGGCGCGACCCAGTGGATGACTGCTGGGTCAGGGATTATACATATCGAGACGCCATCTGTCGACATGGTAAATAGTGGGGGAACATTTCATGGCGTACAGCTGTGGGTGAATCTTCCGCACCGCGATAAGTTCACCCCGCCTCGGTATCAGGCCATTGAAGGCGTCGACACGAGGCTGATCGCTTCCGACGACGGCGGCGCGCTGATCCGCATCATCGCCGGTGAAATTGACGGCCATCGCGGGCCGGGGGCCACCCACACGCCGATCACGCTGGCGCACGCGACACTGGAAAGCGCTGCGCGACTTAATATTCCGTGGCGCCGCGATTTCAATGCGCTGGTTTACCCGCTGTCCGGACGGGGATCAGTCGGTCCGGTGGGACATCCGATTCGGCAGGGGCAGTTGGCGGTTTTGGGGCCTGGCGACCGAATCACCATCGCCGCCCGGTCGACTTTGGACGTGCTCATCCTTGGCGGACGGCCGATTCGGGAGCCGGTTTTTCACTACGGACCGTTCGTCATGAACTCGCGGGCGGAAGTGATCGAGGCGCTCGAGGATTACCAAACTGGGAAGTTCCGTAGCATCCCGCCGAACGCCGTGATGCCACTCCACCGCGATGGCACACTTTGAAAATGCGGGTTACGGCCAGTCGCGGCCCGGGACGTCCCCCAGCGGCGAAAGCAGACGAGACGCGTGGGCGCATCCTACGTGCCGCTCGCCAGGTCTTCAGCGAACGCGGCTACGACGGGGCGACCTTCCAGGCGATCGCGATTCGCGCGGATCTGACTCGGCCGGCGATTAATCACTACTTCCCCAGCAAGCGGGCGCTGTATCGGGAGGTGGTCGAGCGCACCAACGAACTCGTCGTTGCGGCCGGTATCGACGAGGCCCGGCGTGAGACGACGCTCATGGGGCGGTTGGCGGTGTTCATCGCTGTAGCGATGAAGGCAAATTCCGAGTATCCGTCCGCGTCTGCGTTCCTGATCACCAACGTCCTCGAATCTCAGCGTCATCCGGAATTGAGCCAGACCGAAAACGATGCTGTTCTGGTTAGCCGGGAATTCCTGACACTGGCTGTCAATGATGCAATCGAGCGCGGTGAAGTCATCGCCGATATCGATGTACCCGCGTTGGTCGAGACATTGCTCGTCGTACTCTGCGGTGTCGGGTTCTATGCCGGTTACGTGCGCAGCGCCGAAGAGATGGCCGCCCTCATCGACATGTTGCGGCAGCTGCTGGGTGGCACGGTCTGGCGGTCCAACGCCTAACCCGCGGTCGAGCCCGGTGACCTCGCGCACAAAGCGTATAGATTGCCTAACTTATTAGGTAGCATGGTCGTCGCATGAGCCGGGCTGGTGACCGCGGCCAAACATCTGATCACGGTAGAAAATTCACGATGCGGAGCACGCAATGAGCACGATGCGCACCCATGACGACACCTGGGACATCCGAACGAGCGTCGGTGCGACAGCGGTGATGGTGGCTGCCGCACGGGCCGTCGAAACCGACCAGGCCGACCCGCTGATTCGCGACCCGTACGCCAGGCTGCTCGTCACCAACGCCAACGCCGGCGCCATCTGGGAAGCGATGCTCGACGAGTCGATGGTTGCCAGGGTCGAGGCTATCGACTCCGAAACCGCGGCCACCGTGCAGCACATGCGCAGCTATCAAGCGGTCCGGACCAACTTCTTCGACAGCTACTTCGCCGACGCCGTCGCCGACGGAATTCAGCAGATCGTGATTCTAGCGTCCGGACTCGATTCCCGCGCTTACCGGCTGGACTGGCCGGCCGGCACCACCGTATACGAGATCGATCAGCCTCAGGTGCTTGCCTACAAGTCCGCGACGCTGGCGACGAACGGCGTGACGCCGGCCGCGCAGCGCCGTGAGGTGCCGATCGATTTGCGTCAGGACTGGCCGGCGGGCCTGTGCGCTGTGGACTTCGACCCGACGGCGCGGACCGCCTGGTTGGCCGAGGGGCTATTGATGTATCTGCCCGCCGAAGCTCAGGACCGGCTGTTCACCCAAATCGGTGAGCTCAGCCCGACCGGGAGCAGGATCGCCGCCGAGACGGCGGGAAACCATGCCGATGAGCGCCGTGAACAAATGCGGGAACGGTTCCGGAAGGTGGTCGAGACGCTAGGCCTCGAGCAGACCGTCGACGTGCAGGAGCTGATTTATCACGATCCGGACCGGGCGGTCGTCGTTGACTGGCTCAACGAACACGGCTGGCGGGCTACCTCCCAAAACGCCAGCGACGAGATGCGCCGCGTGGGCCGTTGGGTTCAAGGGGTGCCGATGGCCGACGACAAGCAGGCGTTCTCCGAGTTCGTGACGGCGGAGCGGTTGTAACGACACGCCTATTGCGGCCCCAACCTGGTGACTAGGATCGCGGGTATCGCCGATGAGCGGCCGTGCGCCAACAGCAGCGGGTGGCTCCGGAAAGGAAGGACGACGATGACCACCGAATCCCCACCCAAAGCCGCGCCCGCGTCTGGTGCATCCGAATCAACCGATGTCACCCGGACGGTCGCTCGGCTCCGTAAGACCTTCGCCACCGGGCGCACCCGCAGCATCGAGTGGCGTAAGCGGCAGTTGCTCGGGCTGCAACGGTTGATGGAGGAGAACGAGGCCGCGATCGGCAAAGCGCTCGCCGAGGATCTGGACCGCAACACGGTCGAGGCGTTCATCGCCGATGTGGCAACCACGATCGCCGAAGCGAAGTACGCGGCCAAGCGCGTGCGCAGATGGACGCGCCGCAAGTACCTGCTACTAGAGGCGCCGCAGTTGCCGGGTCGTGGCTGGGTGGAATACGAACCCTACGGCACCGTGCTAATCATCGGCGCCTGGAATTACCCGTTCTACCTGACGCTGGGTCCGGCCGTCGGGGCAATTGCCGCCGGGAACGCCGTCTTGCTCAAGCCCTCCGAAATCGCCGCAGCATCGTCGCATTTGATGGCCGAGCTGATACCTCGCTACCTCGACAACGATGCGATCGCGGTGGTCGAAGGCGACGGCGCAGTTAGCCAGGAGCTGATCGCGCAAGGCCTGGACCGCGTCATGTTCACCGGTGGCACCGAGATCGGCCGCAAGGTCTACGAAGGCGCGGCACCGCACTTGACCCCGGTCACCCTCGAACTGGGCGGCAAGAGCCCGGTGATCGTCGCGGCCGACGCCGACGTGGACGTCGCGGCCAAGCGGATCGCCTGGATCAAAATCCTCAATGCCGGCCAAACCTGCGTCGCACCCGACTATGTGTTGGCCGACGCATCGATTCGCGATGAACTCGTCAGCAAGATCGGCGCCGCGCTCACCAAGTTCCGGTCCGAGGAAGACCCGACCGGACTGCGCATTGTCAACCAGCGCCAGTTCGACCGGCTCAGCGGCTACCTTGACGCCGTGAAGGCCGACGGCAAAGGCAACGTCGTTGTCGGAGGCGGGTGTGACGCATCCAGCCTGCGCATCCAGCCAACAGTAGTCGTCGATCCCGACCCGGACGGGCCGCTGATGACCAACGAGATCTTCGGCCCAATCCTGCCGGTGGTCACGGTCAAGTCCCTGGACGAGGCGATAGGCTTCGTCAACTCGCGGCCCAAGCCGTTGTCCGCGTATCTGTTCACCAAGGGGCGCGCCACCCGCGAACGGGTCATCAAAGAAGTGTCGGCAGGCGGCATGCTGGTCAACCATCTCGCCTTTCAGGTGTCAACGGCCAAGCTGCCGTTCGGCGGCGTCGGTGCGTCGGGCATGGGCGCCTACCACGGCAAGTGGGGCTTCGAGGAGTTCAGCCACCGTAAGTCGGTGCTGACGAAACCGACCCGGCCCGACATGTCGAAGATGATCTACCCGCCTTACACCGAGCGGGCTTTCAAGCTAGCTCGCAAGCTGTTCTGACCCGACTTCAAAGACTGGAGAGAGGAACCTGATGCCCGGAGTGCAGGATCGCGTCGTTGTCGTTACCGGGGCCGGCGGCGGACTGGGCCGTGAATACGCTCTCACCCTCGCCCGCGAGGGCGCCTGCGTGGTTGTCAACGACCTCGGTGGAGCCCGCGACGGGACCGGCGCTGGGTCGGCGATGGCCGACAACGTCGTCGCCGAGATCCGTGAGGCCGGTGGCCGCGCGGTCGCCAACTATGACAGCGTGGCCGAGCCCGACGGCGCAGCGAACATCATCAAGACCGCGCTCGACGAGTTCGGCGCCGTGCACGGTGTGGTGAGCAACGCCGGGATCCTGCGCGACGGCACCTTCCACAAGATGTCGTTCGAGAACTGGGACGCCGTGCTCAAGGTCCACCTCTACGGTGGGTACAACGTCATCCGGGCGGCGTGGCCGCATTTTCGTGAGCAGAGCTATGGCCGGGTGGTCGTCGCCACCTCCACCAGCGGGCTGTTCGGAAACTTCGGCCAGAGCAACTACGGGGCAGCCAAACTCGGCCTGGTCGGCTTGATCAACACCTTGGCGCTGGAGGGTGCCAAGTACAACATTCACGCCAATGCGCTCGCCCCGATCGCGGCCACCAGGATGACTCAGGACATTCTTCCGCCCGAGGTCTTTGAGAAGCTGACGCCAGACTTCGTTGCTCCGGTGGTGGCCTACCTGTGCACCGAGGAATGCGCGGATAACGGATCAGTGTTCATCGTCGGTGGCGGCAAGGTGCAACGGACCGCGTTGTTCCAGAACGACGGCGCCGTCTTCGACAAGCCGCCGTCGGTGCTGGATGTCGCGGAGCGCTGGGCCGAGATCACCGACCTGTCCGCCGCGACCAAAGCTGGATTCAAGCTGTAGCTTTCATGAAAGCTTGTGTTGTACAAGAGCTTTCCGGGCCGTCCGGCATCGTCTATACCGATGTTGATGACGCCTCCGGCGGTGACGACAACCTGGTCATTGAGGTTCGCGCCGCCGGCGTGTGCTTTCCCGACCTGCTGCTGAGCAAGGGTGAGTACCAACTGAAGTTGGCGCCGCCGTTCGTGCCCGGCATGGAAACCGCGGGTGTCGTGCTTTCGGCGCCGTCGGATTCGGGTTTCCGTGTGGGCGAGCGTGTTTCGGCGTTCGGAGTGCTCGGCTGCTACGCCGAGCAGGTAGCCGTTCCGGCGGCAAATGTGGTGCGCAGCCCGGCAGAGCTTGACGATGCCGAAGCGGTGTCGTTGTTGGTGAACTACAACACCATGTACTTCGCCCTGTCCCGTCGTGCCGCCATGCGGCCGGGCGACTCGGTGCTGGTGCTGGGCGCGGCCGGCGGGGTGGGCACGGCCGCCGTCCAGATCGCCAAGGCGATGGGCGCCAGTCAGGTGCTCGCTGTGGTGCACCGGGAGAGCGCGATTGACTATGTCGCCTCGCTCGGGGCCGACGTTGTGCTTCCGCTGACCGACGCCTGGGTCGAGCAGGTTCGTGAGCACACTTACAGGCAAGGGGTGGACATCGTTGTCGACCCCATCGGTGGTTCCGCTTTCGGCGACGCGCTCAACGTGCTGGCGATCGACGGCAAGTTGTTGGTGATCGGGTTCGCGGCGGGAAGCATTCCTACACTCAAGGTCAGCCGCCTGCTGCTGCGCAACATCAGCGTGGTGGGCGTCGCGTGGGGCGAATACCTGAACGCGGTCCCCGGTTCGGCCGAGCTGTTTTCCTGGGGCTTGAATCAGTTGGTCTTTCTGGGCCTGAGACCACCTCCGCCGCAACGTTATCCGTTAAGCGAGGCCAAGGCAGCGTTGCAGAGCCTCGACGACGGCGGCGTGCTCGGCAAGCTGGTCCTGGAGCCGTAGGCGCGGCTAGGCGGCACCCGTGAGGTCGCCAATAACCGACTCGAGGGCGTAGAAGAGCACGGAGGCCTCGAAACCGCCGGCGAGCGTCAACAAGGCCACGTCGGCGGCGATCGGGTAACCGATGGCGTTGACCAGTCCGATGGGATCGCCGGTTGCCGCCTGTGCGATCCCGTCCAGGAAGAGGTTGAAGTTATAGGACGGAACAATGGTCACGAGGGTGTTCAAGATGTCGGCTGTCGGCAGCGCAACAGCGTAAGCGTCGGCGGCCGCGCTCGAAATGGCTTCGGCGATCTCGGTGTTCGCCGCTTGAAGGGCGTCGATGAAGCCGTCGATTGGCGAGCCCGTGGCCGCCGGCAGGCTGGGGAGCGCCCATGGCGTTGACGAGCCGCCGGTCTGCGCGAGGCCCGCCAGCGACAGGTCGGGCGGCATGG is a genomic window containing:
- a CDS encoding DUF427 domain-containing protein, which encodes MSHRKVLEPNAGHPITIEPTGGRVQVRVNGELVADTSAALQLQEATLPPVQYIPLGDVVQDVLTRTDTSTYCPFKGEASYYSVTTAAGETVDDVIWTYEQPYPAVAAIAGHVAFYPDKAEIRVTR
- a CDS encoding nuclear transport factor 2 family protein, which translates into the protein MTPFDDPQAELAWMFMQSMCEGGDLDEGFALLSDDFTYWSIVTRQAYDKQTLRRAVERRKKVFEVNIELRRCVNEGETVVVEGYCDGLTVDGARYDSPFVFIFDTRDGMIVSLREYSDTQSLAQVYPEAGAASGSP
- a CDS encoding DNA-3-methyladenine glycosylase family protein, producing MKSTRTVAFSGAATFGHTLAPLRRGRGDPCFRVSGDGTIWRTSLLSTGPVTARIGRAASDAAHCVAWGSGAEEFIDMLPAMLGAADDASDFMPQDSTVAAAHRRLPHLRLGRTGQVLEALIPAVIEQRVPGADAFRSWRVLVTKYGTPAPGPAPGGMRVPPSPEVWRRIPSWEFHRANVDPRRAQTVVGCAQRAASLERLVALPAAQAREALTSLPGVGAWTAAETVQRAFGDADAVSVGDYHIPKMIGWTLVGRPVDDAGMLELLEPMRPHRHRVVRLLEASGLAYEPRRGPRLPVQKIRSL
- a CDS encoding chloride channel protein, whose protein sequence is MTSPFDAGGAAGGRFGASIRSAGYLRKWFLLGITIGVIAGLGAVLFYLALRYTGEFLLGYLAGYHIPRPVGEGGGSRGSAGFVRPWAIPMVTTGGALLSAVIVAKFAPEATGHGTDEAIEAVHGDPRAIRGRAVLVKMVASALTIGSGGSGGREGPTAQISAGFSSLLTRRLGVSDEDGRTAVALGIGAGIGAIFAAPLGGAVLAASIPYRDDFDYRILLPGFITSGTAYAVLGSFLGFDPLFGYIDAEYRFERAWPLLWFVVLGLAAAAVGYLYARIFHASVALTHRLPGGPVIKPTIGGLLVGLLGLLIPQVLSSGYGWAQLAADRGSLMAIPLWIIIVLPIAKIVATSLSIGTGGSGGLFGPGIVIGAFVGAAVWRLGELTGLPGVPDAPGIFVVVGMMACFGSVARAPLAIMIMVAEMTGSFSVVPGAIIAVGIASLLMSRTNVTIYEAQRLNREAAAAERRREAGAA
- a CDS encoding pirin family protein, with amino-acid sequence MPAITADTLTLPRVGPASPADTERPVRSITTGPRGHEGLGFPVVRAFAGVSTAALDPFVHMDQMGEVEYQPGEPRGTDWHPHRGFETVTYMIDGTLVHQDSHGGGGLIADGATQWMTAGSGIIHIETPSVDMVNSGGTFHGVQLWVNLPHRDKFTPPRYQAIEGVDTRLIASDDGGALIRIIAGEIDGHRGPGATHTPITLAHATLESAARLNIPWRRDFNALVYPLSGRGSVGPVGHPIRQGQLAVLGPGDRITIAARSTLDVLILGGRPIREPVFHYGPFVMNSRAEVIEALEDYQTGKFRSIPPNAVMPLHRDGTL
- a CDS encoding TetR/AcrR family transcriptional regulator, whose protein sequence is MRVTASRGPGRPPAAKADETRGRILRAARQVFSERGYDGATFQAIAIRADLTRPAINHYFPSKRALYREVVERTNELVVAAGIDEARRETTLMGRLAVFIAVAMKANSEYPSASAFLITNVLESQRHPELSQTENDAVLVSREFLTLAVNDAIERGEVIADIDVPALVETLLVVLCGVGFYAGYVRSAEEMAALIDMLRQLLGGTVWRSNA
- a CDS encoding class I SAM-dependent methyltransferase, which gives rise to MRTHDDTWDIRTSVGATAVMVAAARAVETDQADPLIRDPYARLLVTNANAGAIWEAMLDESMVARVEAIDSETAATVQHMRSYQAVRTNFFDSYFADAVADGIQQIVILASGLDSRAYRLDWPAGTTVYEIDQPQVLAYKSATLATNGVTPAAQRREVPIDLRQDWPAGLCAVDFDPTARTAWLAEGLLMYLPAEAQDRLFTQIGELSPTGSRIAAETAGNHADERREQMRERFRKVVETLGLEQTVDVQELIYHDPDRAVVVDWLNEHGWRATSQNASDEMRRVGRWVQGVPMADDKQAFSEFVTAERL
- a CDS encoding aldehyde dehydrogenase family protein; its protein translation is MTTESPPKAAPASGASESTDVTRTVARLRKTFATGRTRSIEWRKRQLLGLQRLMEENEAAIGKALAEDLDRNTVEAFIADVATTIAEAKYAAKRVRRWTRRKYLLLEAPQLPGRGWVEYEPYGTVLIIGAWNYPFYLTLGPAVGAIAAGNAVLLKPSEIAAASSHLMAELIPRYLDNDAIAVVEGDGAVSQELIAQGLDRVMFTGGTEIGRKVYEGAAPHLTPVTLELGGKSPVIVAADADVDVAAKRIAWIKILNAGQTCVAPDYVLADASIRDELVSKIGAALTKFRSEEDPTGLRIVNQRQFDRLSGYLDAVKADGKGNVVVGGGCDASSLRIQPTVVVDPDPDGPLMTNEIFGPILPVVTVKSLDEAIGFVNSRPKPLSAYLFTKGRATRERVIKEVSAGGMLVNHLAFQVSTAKLPFGGVGASGMGAYHGKWGFEEFSHRKSVLTKPTRPDMSKMIYPPYTERAFKLARKLF
- a CDS encoding SDR family oxidoreductase, whose amino-acid sequence is MPGVQDRVVVVTGAGGGLGREYALTLAREGACVVVNDLGGARDGTGAGSAMADNVVAEIREAGGRAVANYDSVAEPDGAANIIKTALDEFGAVHGVVSNAGILRDGTFHKMSFENWDAVLKVHLYGGYNVIRAAWPHFREQSYGRVVVATSTSGLFGNFGQSNYGAAKLGLVGLINTLALEGAKYNIHANALAPIAATRMTQDILPPEVFEKLTPDFVAPVVAYLCTEECADNGSVFIVGGGKVQRTALFQNDGAVFDKPPSVLDVAERWAEITDLSAATKAGFKL
- a CDS encoding NADPH:quinone oxidoreductase family protein translates to MKACVVQELSGPSGIVYTDVDDASGGDDNLVIEVRAAGVCFPDLLLSKGEYQLKLAPPFVPGMETAGVVLSAPSDSGFRVGERVSAFGVLGCYAEQVAVPAANVVRSPAELDDAEAVSLLVNYNTMYFALSRRAAMRPGDSVLVLGAAGGVGTAAVQIAKAMGASQVLAVVHRESAIDYVASLGADVVLPLTDAWVEQVREHTYRQGVDIVVDPIGGSAFGDALNVLAIDGKLLVIGFAAGSIPTLKVSRLLLRNISVVGVAWGEYLNAVPGSAELFSWGLNQLVFLGLRPPPPQRYPLSEAKAALQSLDDGGVLGKLVLEP